From Ignavibacteriales bacterium, one genomic window encodes:
- the rsgA gene encoding ribosome small subunit-dependent GTPase A: protein MHLADLGFDNWFEEKRRGLALPDCTIARVTRVDRDRYLVRNEHNEVQAEPTGRLLFSVESSQDLPCVGDWVLVQYHNDGTLAIIHDLLPRRTFLRRKSAGDKVEYQMIASNIDVAFIMQSCDLNFNLRRMERYLVMVNEGRVEPVILLSKSDLVSAGELEKRMSEIRDARINARIIACSNNTEKGLEIVRQALKKGKTYCLLGSSGVGKTTLLNHLLGCEAFETSPVREKDSRGRHTTARRQMTVLNSGALLVDTPGMRELGLMGVGASIDDSFSDIHELSKHCRFNDCTHSVEIGCAILGAVQSGSLGEARYQSYLKLIKESQFHEMTYVERRKKDKQFGRMIKTAMQELKKRKPSS, encoded by the coding sequence ATGCATCTGGCAGATCTTGGATTTGATAATTGGTTTGAAGAGAAACGTAGGGGGCTCGCGTTACCGGACTGCACTATCGCGCGCGTCACCAGAGTCGACAGGGACCGGTACCTCGTTCGCAATGAGCACAATGAAGTTCAAGCGGAGCCTACAGGCAGGCTCCTCTTTTCTGTCGAATCAAGCCAAGATCTCCCCTGCGTTGGGGACTGGGTCCTGGTCCAGTACCACAATGATGGCACACTTGCAATTATTCACGACCTACTCCCAAGAAGAACCTTCTTGCGTCGCAAATCCGCCGGTGATAAAGTTGAATACCAGATGATCGCTTCGAATATCGATGTCGCCTTCATCATGCAATCGTGCGATCTCAATTTCAACCTTCGCCGAATGGAGAGATATCTCGTGATGGTCAATGAGGGCCGGGTCGAGCCTGTCATCCTGCTCAGCAAGAGCGATCTCGTCAGCGCCGGGGAATTAGAGAAACGGATGTCAGAGATCCGGGATGCACGAATCAATGCAAGGATCATCGCATGCAGCAACAATACTGAAAAGGGCCTCGAGATAGTGAGGCAGGCTCTGAAAAAAGGAAAGACATACTGCTTGCTTGGGTCCTCGGGTGTGGGCAAAACTACACTTCTAAACCATCTTCTCGGTTGCGAGGCATTTGAAACAAGTCCGGTTCGTGAAAAGGACAGCAGGGGAAGGCATACGACGGCGCGCCGTCAGATGACAGTCCTGAACAGCGGCGCACTCTTGGTTGACACTCCAGGCATGAGGGAACTGGGTTTGATGGGTGTCGGGGCAAGTATAGACGACAGTTTCTCTGATATTCACGAACTCTCGAAGCACTGCCGGTTCAATGATTGTACGCACTCCGTCGAAATCGGTTGTGCGATCCTCGGTGCAGTTCAGAGTGGCTCTCTCGGTGAGGCTCGGTATCAGAGTTATTTGAAATTGATCAAGGAATCCCAATTCCATGAGATGACCTACGTCGAGAGACGCAAGAAGGACAAGCAATTTGGGCGAATGATC
- a CDS encoding tetratricopeptide repeat protein, translated as MKNAILLTLFISLGSIGILAQDRSDSPVYKNYRNPSPSAQLKRSDIDYNLMHIFMLERKAYSGDVAAQQELGLRYLLGEGVVADTLKGAFWIKRAAEQNSADAAYNLGILEFNGMGLPWNPFDAYKLFKTAATQGMVEAEYILSMFMTENLVVPRNWEEAYKWLKKSADAGYAPAKEAVADFDARGLGKKDEDQSAKKDTSSSKKKPPVKQTLGFVFLDAEADTATQSDATLLKDALREATPQLKRALGISKEPTKALDLDTAGMRAIRESAEEGSPEALTILGRSYERGIGVTKDPVTAAMYYIRAIRMSSPRAPGLLARLIEQKGFFELIKSRVGQHDGDAEFTWAAMNALKLDYLMSQKEGFITDKQALEFLTRASSVNHIQAMIELGLCYYSGRWVPEDRRQAMVLWAKASALGSREARLRIAALSVRTEKNMKTLSATIAELEQAAQRGAVLAQVALGYCYETGTGVAKRLPEAVKWYRSSAQRGSQDAYYALKRLHDQIRPKDKEFQIGELE; from the coding sequence TTGAAAAATGCTATTTTGCTCACCCTCTTCATTTCATTGGGTTCGATTGGGATCCTGGCTCAGGACCGATCCGACAGTCCTGTCTACAAGAACTATCGCAATCCCTCCCCTTCTGCTCAACTCAAGCGTTCGGATATCGATTACAACCTGATGCACATTTTTATGCTTGAGCGCAAGGCGTACTCAGGCGACGTGGCGGCGCAACAGGAGTTGGGGCTTCGGTATCTGCTTGGCGAAGGGGTTGTTGCCGACACTCTGAAGGGGGCTTTCTGGATCAAGCGCGCCGCAGAACAGAATTCCGCCGATGCGGCCTACAACCTCGGCATACTCGAATTCAACGGCATGGGATTACCGTGGAATCCGTTCGACGCGTATAAGCTTTTCAAGACGGCAGCGACGCAGGGAATGGTCGAGGCCGAGTACATTCTGAGCATGTTCATGACGGAAAATCTTGTCGTACCTCGCAACTGGGAAGAAGCGTACAAGTGGCTCAAGAAATCGGCGGACGCCGGATACGCTCCCGCCAAGGAAGCAGTCGCTGATTTCGATGCGCGAGGGCTCGGAAAAAAGGACGAAGATCAAAGCGCCAAAAAAGACACATCCTCTTCAAAGAAGAAGCCCCCCGTGAAGCAGACCCTCGGCTTTGTGTTTCTTGATGCAGAAGCCGACACCGCAACGCAAAGCGACGCGACACTTCTGAAGGACGCTCTGCGTGAAGCAACACCACAGCTGAAAAGAGCGCTTGGCATATCCAAGGAACCAACGAAAGCGCTCGATCTTGACACAGCGGGCATGAGAGCCATTCGGGAATCAGCCGAAGAAGGAAGCCCGGAGGCGTTGACGATCCTCGGGCGCAGCTATGAACGCGGCATCGGCGTTACAAAAGATCCTGTAACGGCCGCGATGTATTATATCCGTGCAATTAGAATGTCCTCGCCGCGTGCTCCCGGCTTGCTCGCTCGTTTGATCGAACAGAAAGGGTTCTTCGAGTTGATCAAGTCACGGGTAGGACAGCACGATGGGGATGCGGAGTTTACCTGGGCCGCAATGAACGCATTGAAGCTCGATTATCTGATGTCACAGAAAGAAGGATTCATCACAGACAAGCAAGCGCTTGAATTCCTGACGCGGGCTTCCTCTGTGAACCACATACAGGCCATGATCGAGCTCGGATTGTGCTATTACTCGGGCCGATGGGTACCGGAAGACCGCCGTCAGGCGATGGTGCTCTGGGCGAAGGCATCTGCGTTGGGAAGCCGCGAAGCGAGACTTCGCATCGCTGCGCTCTCGGTCCGAACAGAAAAGAACATGAAGACACTATCGGCAACAATTGCCGAGCTCGAGCAGGCAGCTCAGAGGGGAGCGGTTCTCGCTCAGGTCGCGCTCGGGTACTGCTATGAAACGGGCACCGGTGTCGCAAAGAGACTTCCGGAAGCGGTCAAATGGTACCGCAGCTCTGCCCAGCGGGGAAGTCAGGACGCGTACTACGCACTGAAACGACTTCATGATCAAATCCGTCCGAAAGACAAGGAGTTTCAAATCGGCGAGTTGGAGTAG
- a CDS encoding efflux RND transporter permease subunit, translating into MTLTELAIKRPSLIVVIFTVFGVLGLFSFGQLKYELLPKISPPIVTIATVYPGAAPTEVQTSVSKVIEDAVSGLDKISSVNASSAEGVSFVTIEFLQSADVNLALQDAQRKVNEVVSKLPSGAKAPTISKFAIDERPIIRMGATGSMSSREFYQLLKNRVQPELSKLDGVAQVTLVGGDEREIKVNIDALKLRSYGLSLLQVAQVIKSSNLDFPTGKVKEDGTQYVVRLAGKFSSVESLRNLVVAQSKQGGNIKLSDIAEVQDGQKDYATLSRINGITSVGILISKQNDANAVDVSKIVRAALPKLEQKFSDASLKFDVAQDGSVFTLDAANGVKKDLALAIMLVAIVMLAFLHSIRNSVIVMIAIPASMISTFIAMYVFDMSLNLMTLLGLSLVVGILVDDSIVVLENIYRHLEMGEERRSAALKGRNEIGFAALSITLVDVVVFLPLSLVSGLIGNIMREFALVVVFSTLMSLFVSFTVTPLLASRFAKLEHLTKNSILGSFALWFEGVYEKLAALYVKTLHWALANRGKVYAMAGSMFVASFALVPLGFIGSEFIAVADRGEFTVTLELAPGSTFENTNFVTQRVEKIIAGVPEVKKMFVNVGVSSEGFVGQTSNNSSELNVTLVPREERKRSTDEVGAEIKLKASDIPGVKVRVNPIGIFGTANQTPIQIAVSGTNYEEVRAASQRLVDVIKTIPGTADVRLSSEEGKPETRIEIDRQKLAALGLSLSEVGASLRIALNGDDDSKYREGDDEYDLRIVLDEFDRSKTSDVGSLTVANRKGQLIELTQFATITQSTGPSKLQRKDRNFSVTVFSQAVGRPSGSIGADIQKAISQGSLIPANMSIAYLGDLKNQADGFGSLGLALLAAILFTYLIMVALYDSYVYPFVVLFSIPVAMIGALLALALTMKSLSIFSILGIIMLVGLVGKNAILLVDRANQMRSEKGLSTYDALIEAGQTRLRPILMTTVSMVVGMLPIALSSEAGAEWKSGLAWVLVGGLISSLLLTLVLVPVMYTKVDEWRVKLPAFVRRVVPQRLRGESTETIAGFQQP; encoded by the coding sequence ATGACGCTTACTGAATTAGCAATCAAACGTCCTTCGCTGATTGTCGTGATTTTTACGGTGTTCGGCGTTCTGGGCCTCTTCAGTTTCGGGCAGCTCAAGTACGAACTGCTGCCGAAGATTTCACCGCCTATCGTTACCATTGCGACAGTCTATCCGGGAGCGGCCCCGACAGAGGTTCAAACCTCGGTGTCCAAGGTCATCGAAGATGCGGTTTCAGGACTCGACAAGATTTCTTCCGTCAACGCTTCATCGGCTGAGGGAGTCTCATTCGTCACCATCGAGTTCCTGCAGTCTGCCGACGTCAACCTCGCGCTTCAGGACGCACAGCGCAAAGTGAACGAGGTGGTCTCGAAGCTTCCGTCGGGCGCAAAAGCCCCGACGATTTCCAAATTCGCGATCGACGAGCGCCCGATTATCCGTATGGGGGCAACCGGTTCGATGAGCAGCCGCGAGTTCTATCAGTTGCTCAAGAACCGCGTTCAGCCGGAGCTCTCGAAACTCGACGGCGTCGCCCAGGTGACTCTTGTGGGTGGAGACGAACGGGAGATCAAGGTCAATATCGACGCGCTGAAGCTCCGCTCGTACGGGCTCTCCCTCCTCCAGGTGGCACAGGTCATCAAGTCGTCGAACCTTGACTTTCCGACGGGGAAGGTGAAAGAGGATGGGACGCAGTATGTCGTGCGATTGGCAGGGAAATTCAGCTCAGTTGAAAGCCTGCGCAATCTGGTCGTTGCCCAGTCGAAACAGGGAGGCAACATCAAGCTCTCTGACATCGCCGAGGTTCAGGATGGACAAAAAGACTACGCAACGCTCAGCCGCATCAACGGCATCACCTCGGTGGGCATCCTTATTTCGAAACAGAATGATGCGAATGCCGTGGACGTCAGTAAGATCGTCCGCGCCGCACTGCCCAAGCTCGAGCAGAAATTCTCCGATGCCAGCCTCAAGTTCGATGTGGCGCAGGATGGATCCGTCTTTACGCTTGATGCGGCGAACGGCGTGAAAAAGGACCTTGCCCTCGCGATCATGCTGGTTGCCATTGTCATGCTTGCCTTTTTACACAGCATCCGGAACTCCGTCATCGTGATGATCGCCATTCCGGCGTCAATGATTTCGACGTTCATCGCCATGTATGTGTTTGATATGTCCCTCAACCTGATGACCCTGCTGGGCCTTTCGCTTGTGGTCGGTATTCTCGTTGACGACTCCATCGTCGTTCTCGAGAACATCTACCGCCATCTTGAGATGGGCGAGGAACGCAGGTCCGCCGCCCTCAAAGGGCGGAATGAAATCGGTTTCGCGGCATTGTCGATCACCCTCGTTGACGTTGTCGTCTTCTTACCCCTCTCTCTTGTTTCGGGGCTTATCGGAAACATCATGAGGGAATTCGCCCTGGTTGTTGTGTTCTCGACACTCATGTCTCTCTTTGTATCGTTTACCGTGACTCCCCTTCTGGCGTCCCGGTTTGCGAAGCTGGAGCACCTGACGAAGAACTCCATACTCGGCTCATTTGCTCTCTGGTTCGAAGGAGTGTACGAGAAGCTTGCCGCGCTGTACGTGAAGACCCTGCACTGGGCACTTGCGAACAGGGGCAAAGTGTATGCGATGGCAGGCTCGATGTTTGTCGCCTCCTTTGCATTGGTGCCACTTGGCTTCATCGGCTCGGAATTCATAGCCGTTGCTGATCGCGGTGAGTTTACCGTCACTCTCGAACTGGCCCCGGGTTCGACATTCGAAAACACGAACTTTGTGACACAGCGGGTCGAAAAGATCATCGCCGGCGTGCCTGAGGTGAAGAAGATGTTTGTCAATGTCGGCGTTTCCAGCGAAGGGTTCGTCGGCCAGACATCGAACAATAGTTCAGAACTGAACGTCACCCTGGTTCCGCGCGAGGAGCGCAAGCGATCGACAGATGAGGTCGGCGCTGAAATCAAATTGAAAGCCTCTGACATCCCGGGCGTCAAGGTGCGCGTCAACCCGATCGGAATCTTCGGTACCGCAAACCAGACGCCGATTCAGATCGCTGTCAGCGGCACGAACTACGAAGAAGTCCGGGCAGCATCCCAGAGGCTCGTCGATGTTATCAAGACCATCCCCGGTACGGCAGATGTCCGCCTTTCGTCGGAAGAAGGAAAACCGGAAACGCGCATCGAGATCGACCGGCAGAAACTGGCTGCGCTCGGTCTTTCCCTCTCGGAGGTCGGTGCGTCGCTGCGGATAGCGCTCAACGGCGACGATGATTCGAAATATCGTGAGGGGGATGATGAGTATGATCTGCGGATCGTGCTGGATGAATTTGACAGATCGAAGACATCCGACGTCGGAAGTCTTACGGTCGCGAACCGGAAGGGACAGCTGATTGAGTTGACGCAGTTCGCCACCATCACGCAATCGACGGGCCCCTCTAAACTGCAACGCAAGGACCGCAACTTTTCCGTCACAGTGTTTTCGCAGGCGGTTGGTCGCCCGAGCGGCAGCATCGGAGCAGACATTCAAAAAGCGATCAGCCAGGGAAGCCTGATCCCTGCGAATATGAGCATCGCATATCTCGGCGACCTGAAGAACCAGGCAGACGGGTTCGGAAGCCTCGGCCTTGCGCTGCTCGCCGCCATTCTGTTCACGTACCTGATCATGGTGGCGTTGTACGACTCGTACGTCTATCCGTTTGTTGTGCTGTTCTCGATTCCGGTGGCTATGATCGGAGCCTTGCTCGCGCTCGCGCTGACGATGAAATCGCTAAGTATTTTCTCGATTCTTGGCATCATTATGCTTGTCGGACTTGTAGGCAAGAACGCAATTCTCCTTGTCGATCGTGCGAACCAGATGCGTTCCGAGAAAGGGTTGAGCACCTACGATGCACTGATCGAAGCCGGTCAGACGAGGTTACGCCCAATCCTGATGACCACGGTTTCTATGGTGGTCGGTATGCTGCCGATCGCACTGAGCTCCGAAGCCGGAGCAGAGTGGAAATCGGGGCTCGCGTGGGTGCTCGTCGGCGGGCTCATCAGCTCGCTTCTGTTGACGCTCGTGCTCGTACCTGTGATGTACACCAAGGTCGATGAATGGCGCGTGAAGCTTCCAGCGTTTGTCCGAAGAGTTGTCCCGCAACGACTGCGCGGAGAATCAACGGAGACAATCGCCGGCTTCCAGCAACCCTGA
- a CDS encoding efflux RND transporter periplasmic adaptor subunit — MKKMKLFSGVVIVLALTVAILLNNRTKMQARSKPDVVRFLPVTVAQVTKERLSESVSLVGTITANSDVAIVSETQGKVIRVLASIGDYVKAGATIVEVDDELKKAAYATTEVNYEKAKKDLERYESLIKDSSVSDTQLEGARLAFKSAEAQYIVARRQFNDTKIKTPIAGVVSARQVDVGTMIQTNNTIANVVDISMLKVRLNVSEQDAFRIKAGDKVEVATDVYPGITFEGKVSSISSKADDAHTYPVEVVLANSARHPLKAGMFGRVSLVSVKDHESVTIPRQALVGSTKKPQVYVVDNGIARLRNIVVGAQVGTNLEVLNGIMESETIVMSGQNNLKDSVAVTVLK, encoded by the coding sequence ATGAAGAAAATGAAGTTGTTTTCGGGAGTCGTGATAGTCCTGGCTCTCACGGTTGCGATATTGCTGAACAACCGGACCAAAATGCAGGCGCGGTCGAAGCCAGACGTAGTCCGTTTTCTCCCTGTTACGGTCGCTCAGGTGACCAAAGAAAGGCTCTCTGAGTCCGTTTCGCTCGTCGGCACGATCACGGCGAATAGCGACGTGGCGATTGTGTCGGAGACACAGGGCAAAGTGATTCGGGTTCTTGCCAGCATCGGCGACTACGTGAAGGCAGGGGCGACGATCGTTGAAGTTGATGATGAACTCAAGAAGGCTGCATATGCGACAACCGAAGTAAATTACGAGAAGGCCAAGAAAGACCTCGAACGCTACGAGTCACTGATCAAAGACAGCTCGGTCTCTGACACGCAGCTCGAGGGAGCGCGTCTGGCGTTCAAATCGGCAGAGGCGCAGTATATCGTGGCACGCCGTCAGTTCAACGATACCAAGATCAAGACACCGATCGCCGGAGTCGTCAGTGCGCGGCAGGTCGATGTGGGCACGATGATTCAGACCAACAATACGATCGCGAATGTGGTTGACATTTCGATGTTGAAGGTAAGGCTCAACGTCTCCGAGCAGGATGCGTTTCGCATCAAGGCTGGCGACAAGGTTGAGGTAGCGACCGACGTCTATCCGGGTATCACATTCGAAGGGAAAGTATCATCGATCAGCTCCAAGGCAGACGATGCGCATACCTACCCCGTTGAGGTCGTGCTGGCAAACAGCGCCAGGCATCCGTTAAAGGCAGGCATGTTCGGGCGCGTATCGCTTGTCTCGGTGAAAGATCATGAGTCAGTGACAATACCGCGCCAGGCGCTTGTGGGCAGCACAAAGAAACCGCAGGTGTACGTTGTTGACAACGGCATCGCGCGGCTGCGGAATATCGTGGTCGGTGCACAGGTCGGCACGAATCTCGAAGTCCTGAACGGAATCATGGAATCGGAAACCATTGTGATGAGCGGACAGAACAACCTGAAAGACAGCGTCGCAGTAACGGTGCTGAAATAA
- a CDS encoding TolC family protein has protein sequence MKRFLHLLLTLSLFAGAQTGSAQQKLQLSLDDAVRLSFDKSKSLHASLMKVQYADAKAGEVGTILLPSVKFNGGYTKLSDIPAAQFSLPSLPAPITLSPSISNNFNARVTVQQPLFTGYKFQRSVDIADFAAQATQKEFDSDKSSLTFNVKSAYWNLAKSFELQKVVDENVDQVKAHLKDVQNWLSQGLITNNEVLKVQVQLSDVRLRQIDAHNNVQLARIMLNNVIGLPLDSDVQLTTDLMHEHRVFDALPALINQAHERRPEIKSMQYRVQASDAAVSLAQSGWWPQLYLVGNYVTARPNQRIFPTQDVFKDTWDVGVSVSLDLWNWGTTVRQTDQAKAQLEQTRDGLGQLRDAVALEVTRDYLNLARARERISVAEQGVRQAEENYRVTSGKFKQGLALNTDLLDSEVALLQAKTNYAQAVADYELAEASLERSIGE, from the coding sequence ATGAAACGATTTCTCCATCTTCTTTTGACGCTGTCGCTCTTCGCAGGCGCACAGACCGGATCCGCCCAACAGAAGCTCCAACTCAGTCTTGATGACGCCGTCCGGCTGAGCTTCGACAAGAGCAAATCTCTCCACGCATCGCTCATGAAGGTACAATACGCCGACGCGAAAGCCGGCGAGGTGGGCACGATTCTGCTTCCCTCTGTGAAATTCAACGGAGGGTACACAAAGCTGAGCGACATTCCGGCTGCGCAGTTTTCTCTGCCCAGTTTGCCTGCACCGATTACGCTTTCACCGTCGATCAGCAACAACTTCAATGCGCGTGTCACTGTTCAGCAGCCTCTGTTCACGGGCTACAAGTTTCAGCGAAGCGTAGACATCGCTGACTTTGCCGCGCAGGCAACGCAAAAGGAATTCGACAGTGACAAGTCGTCGCTCACGTTCAATGTCAAGAGTGCTTACTGGAATCTGGCGAAATCATTCGAACTCCAGAAGGTGGTCGACGAGAACGTCGACCAGGTCAAAGCGCATCTGAAAGATGTCCAAAACTGGCTGAGCCAGGGACTGATCACCAACAACGAGGTCCTCAAAGTACAGGTCCAGCTTTCCGATGTTCGCTTGCGCCAGATCGACGCCCACAACAACGTCCAGCTCGCGAGGATCATGCTCAATAACGTGATCGGATTGCCTCTGGATTCTGATGTCCAGCTCACGACAGACCTCATGCATGAGCACCGGGTGTTTGACGCCCTGCCTGCGCTGATCAACCAGGCGCACGAACGTCGGCCGGAAATCAAATCGATGCAGTATCGCGTTCAGGCGAGCGACGCCGCGGTCTCGCTGGCCCAGTCCGGCTGGTGGCCTCAGCTCTACCTCGTCGGTAACTACGTGACGGCCAGGCCCAATCAGCGGATATTCCCGACGCAGGACGTTTTCAAGGACACGTGGGATGTGGGTGTTTCGGTGTCGCTGGACTTGTGGAATTGGGGAACAACAGTTCGCCAGACCGACCAGGCGAAAGCACAACTTGAGCAGACAAGAGACGGTTTGGGACAACTTCGCGACGCGGTTGCTCTCGAAGTCACACGCGATTATCTCAACCTTGCCCGCGCCAGAGAACGCATCAGCGTTGCCGAGCAGGGTGTGCGGCAGGCCGAGGAAAATTATCGTGTGACAAGCGGGAAATTCAAGCAGGGGCTTGCCTTGAACACAGATCTCCTGGATTCAGAAGTGGCGCTTCTCCAGGCCAAAACCAACTATGCGCAAGCTGTTGCCGATTATGAGCTTGCTGAGGCCAGCCTGGAACGATCCATTGGAGAATGA
- a CDS encoding TetR/AcrR family transcriptional regulator yields the protein MNIPDSEIRARILEKAREHFLQFGFSTVTMSDIASELGMSKKTVYAHFPSKEELASDMVRGLQSELSSQIDALVDNQSMDFIEKLKRILDLTAAHHSQLTPHFRMDLQKHAPGVCKCTDDFQNQQIHTVVSKVIQQGVREAMFRSDIEEPIVTAMFIAAFQALLRPESLGRLQRPISHIIEAVSSVMFRGILTDEARLRLHTQPLVSPNASPVPTAA from the coding sequence ATGAACATTCCAGACTCAGAAATTCGTGCGAGAATCCTCGAGAAGGCTCGTGAGCACTTCCTTCAGTTTGGTTTCAGTACGGTGACAATGAGCGACATCGCCTCCGAACTGGGGATGAGCAAGAAGACCGTCTATGCACATTTTCCCAGCAAAGAGGAACTTGCCTCGGATATGGTCCGGGGACTGCAATCGGAATTATCGTCGCAGATCGATGCGCTCGTCGACAACCAGTCCATGGATTTCATAGAGAAGTTGAAACGCATACTCGACCTCACGGCGGCCCATCACAGCCAGTTGACACCGCACTTCAGAATGGACCTCCAGAAGCACGCGCCCGGAGTCTGCAAATGCACTGACGACTTTCAGAACCAGCAGATCCACACCGTTGTTTCGAAAGTCATTCAACAGGGCGTCCGCGAAGCGATGTTCCGTAGTGACATCGAAGAACCCATCGTCACTGCGATGTTCATCGCAGCATTCCAGGCATTACTGAGACCTGAATCGCTCGGCCGGCTCCAACGGCCAATTTCTCACATCATTGAAGCAGTCAGCAGCGTCATGTTCCGCGGCATTCTTACAGATGAAGCGCGCTTGCGATTGCACACGCAACCGCTTGTTTCACCGAACGCATCGCCTGTTCCCACAGCGGCATAA
- a CDS encoding phosphoribosylanthranilate isomerase — translation MNTRVKICCIKSIEEAEMAIRYGASALGFVSAMPSGPGPISEDLIADIIPRLPAGVSTFLLTSKQDAPSIIDQQRRTNANTVQLVDAVPFETYRELKNSLPSVSIVQVVHVTGNDAIAATLSVAPFVDALLLDSGNPNLPVKQLGGTGRVHDWTVSKTICALISKPVYLAGGLNPENVADAIRLVRPFGVDLCNGVRTNGSLDETKLSRFFDAAKQA, via the coding sequence ATGAACACGCGTGTAAAAATCTGCTGTATCAAGAGCATTGAAGAGGCGGAGATGGCAATCCGATACGGCGCTTCGGCGCTCGGGTTTGTTTCCGCAATGCCGAGCGGACCGGGACCAATTTCGGAGGATCTGATCGCCGACATTATTCCGCGCCTTCCCGCCGGCGTCTCTACCTTTCTTCTGACGTCCAAACAAGATGCGCCTTCCATCATCGACCAACAGCGTAGGACCAACGCGAACACGGTACAACTCGTTGATGCCGTTCCGTTCGAAACCTATCGCGAATTGAAGAACTCTCTTCCCTCCGTATCAATCGTCCAGGTTGTTCACGTCACCGGGAACGATGCCATTGCAGCCACCTTGTCCGTGGCTCCTTTTGTCGACGCACTTCTCCTTGACTCGGGTAACCCAAATCTCCCGGTCAAACAACTTGGCGGAACAGGGCGCGTGCATGATTGGACCGTCAGTAAAACAATCTGCGCCCTGATATCGAAGCCTGTCTATCTCGCCGGCGGACTCAACCCCGAGAATGTCGCCGACGCAATCCGCCTCGTCCGTCCGTTTGGTGTCGATCTCTGCAACGGCGTCCGGACCAATGGCTCCCTCGACGAAACAAAGCTCTCCCGCTTCTTCGATGCAGCCAAGCAGGCCTGA
- the yedA gene encoding drug/metabolite exporter YedA translates to MHSSPPRLKLIAAFASVYIVWGSTYLAIRLAIETIPPLLMAGFRFIIAGSMMYLWGYVRSKERPTLTHWKSAAIVGLMLLLVGNGGLSWSEQLIPSGIAALLVAVSPLWFILIDWMQGGTRPTAGVFIGLALGTLGIAILVDPADLVGGGEVSALGASVLLVSSVCWAFGSFYSRRAKLPSSPAIANGMEMLVGGVGLIVVGLLMGELRQLHLAHITTTSLFAVAYLVVFGSIIGFSSYIWLFRNTTPTRASTYAYVNPIVAVFIGWSVGGEQLPTRVFLAAALIIAAVATITIFGTRKRSKAIETLSAKEE, encoded by the coding sequence ATGCACTCATCTCCCCCACGACTGAAACTGATTGCTGCGTTTGCCTCGGTCTATATTGTCTGGGGCTCGACTTATCTTGCTATTCGCCTCGCCATTGAGACGATTCCGCCGCTGCTCATGGCTGGCTTCCGGTTCATTATCGCCGGATCGATGATGTACCTCTGGGGATACGTTCGCTCCAAGGAACGACCGACACTTACACATTGGAAATCCGCCGCCATCGTCGGACTGATGCTCCTGCTCGTCGGCAACGGCGGCCTCAGCTGGTCCGAACAATTGATCCCCTCCGGCATCGCTGCTCTCCTCGTCGCTGTCAGTCCTCTCTGGTTCATCCTCATCGACTGGATGCAGGGAGGCACTCGTCCGACTGCCGGTGTTTTCATCGGTTTGGCTCTCGGGACACTCGGGATTGCCATCCTCGTCGACCCGGCCGATCTCGTCGGAGGAGGCGAAGTGAGCGCTCTCGGCGCGTCTGTCCTGCTTGTGTCATCGGTCTGTTGGGCTTTCGGATCGTTCTATTCACGGCGGGCAAAACTCCCTTCGTCGCCCGCAATTGCCAATGGCATGGAGATGCTTGTCGGCGGCGTGGGATTGATCGTCGTCGGACTCCTCATGGGAGAGCTGCGCCAGCTCCACCTGGCGCACATTACGACCACTTCCCTTTTTGCTGTAGCGTATCTCGTCGTCTTTGGCTCCATCATCGGTTTCTCATCGTACATCTGGCTTTTTCGCAACACGACGCCGACACGTGCGTCGACCTACGCATATGTGAATCCGATCGTTGCCGTATTCATCGGCTGGTCCGTCGGCGGCGAGCAGCTGCCGACCCGCGTATTTCTCGCAGCGGCTTTGATCATCGCGGCAGTTGCCACGATCACCATATTCGGCACAAGAAAGAGATCAAAGGCGATCGAGACGCTCTCGGCTAAAGAAGAATGA